The DNA segment ATGCCTGCGGTTCCGTTTTTACTGACCGGAACTCTCCTGACGATTGCCGGACTTACCATCATACCGAACCATGATCCAGAGAAGCCAGTTTGACCTGAGAAAATTCGTAGCTCCCGAATTTATCTGCGGATACGGGGCCCTGCACCTTGCAGGGCGGTATGCCCGCAACTTCGGGATGAAGCAGGTGCTCCTCGTCACCGACCCGGGTGTCCGGGCCGCAGGCTGGGCCGGGGCCGTCGGGGAGAGCCTGACCGAAGCGGGGGTATCGTTCACCGTCTTCGATGCCATCTCCGCGAATCCCCGCTCCCGGCAGGTGATGGCGGGTACGGAAGCATACCTCGCCGGGGAGTGCAACGGCATCGTCGCCGTCGGCGGGGGCAGCCCGATGGACTGCGCCAAGGGGATCGGGATAGCGTCCTCCAGCATGCGCGACATCCTCACGTTCGAGGGCGTCGACCGGGTGCCGGTGCCTGCCCCGCCGCTCATCTGCATCCCGACGACCGCCGGAAGTTCCGCCGACGTCTCCCAGTTCGCCATCATCACGGACGAAGGGAGGAAGCGGAAGATCGCCATCGTTTCTAAAACGCTCGTCCCCGACATCTCCCTGCTCGATCCCGAACCCCTGACGACGATGCCGCGTGAACTGACCGTGGATACCGGCATGGATACCCTCAGCCACGCGATCGAGGCCTATGTCTCGAACGCCAGTTCCCCGATGACCGACGTGCATGCCCTCGAGGCGATACGGCTCATCGCGAGCGCACTCCCGGCGGCCATGGCCGAGCCGGACGACCTGAACCTGCGGTTCTCGACCCTCCTTGCCAGCCTTCACGCCGGACTTGCGTTCTCGAACGCAAGCCTCGGGGCGGTGCACGCGATGGCGCACAGTCTCGGCGGGGCCTACGATCTTGCGCACGGGCGGTGCAACGCGCTCCTCCTCGAGCACGTGATGGCGGCGAACTACGACGCGGCGTCCGGCCGGTACGACCGGATCGGCGAGATCCTCGGGCAGGGACGGGCAACCCCGGCAGAGGGGGCGGCCGCGTTTCGGAAAACGCTCGGGATCACGGAAACCCTCGCCGAAGTCGGCGTCCGGGTGGATGCGATCCCCGCTCTTGCGGCGGCGGCGCACGCCGATCCCTGCATGGTAACGAACCCGCGCAGCCTCGCCTGCGAAGACAT comes from the Methanoculleus marisnigri JR1 genome and includes:
- the ercA gene encoding alcohol dehydrogenase-like regulatory protein ErcA, which produces MIQRSQFDLRKFVAPEFICGYGALHLAGRYARNFGMKQVLLVTDPGVRAAGWAGAVGESLTEAGVSFTVFDAISANPRSRQVMAGTEAYLAGECNGIVAVGGGSPMDCAKGIGIASSSMRDILTFEGVDRVPVPAPPLICIPTTAGSSADVSQFAIITDEGRKRKIAIVSKTLVPDISLLDPEPLTTMPRELTVDTGMDTLSHAIEAYVSNASSPMTDVHALEAIRLIASALPAAMAEPDDLNLRFSTLLASLHAGLAFSNASLGAVHAMAHSLGGAYDLAHGRCNALLLEHVMAANYDAASGRYDRIGEILGQGRATPAEGAAAFRKTLGITETLAEVGVRVDAIPALAAAAHADPCMVTNPRSLACEDIERIYGHAL